A single region of the Silene latifolia isolate original U9 population chromosome 8, ASM4854445v1, whole genome shotgun sequence genome encodes:
- the LOC141595566 gene encoding photosynthetic NDH subunit of lumenal location 1, chloroplastic-like, translating to MAVSSFSLSLASGILYHKVSSNNRIRCSNISSLPDQRYCDRRSLMMAGGMLASSFISPKTAKTQEVPLSYRAFIDKADGYSYVYPSDWRDFEFRATDSAFKDRYLQLQNVQLSFLPSDKQDIHDLGPMEDVVRDLVKNIYAAPNQAAYIKEMQEVTTTTTTTITLYEQALDLQTVALDLTQFFWKMKNRLLLPNSVWIC from the exons ATGGCAGTATCATCTTTCTCTCTAAGCTTGGCTTCTGGAATCCTATATCACAAGGTATCATCTAATAACAGAATAAGATGCTCCAATATCTCCTCCTTGCCCGATCAGA GGTACTGTGACAGACGATCACTGATGATGGCAGGTGGAATGCTAGCTTCAAGTTTCATTTCTCCTAAAACTGCTAAAACCCAAG AAGTCCCATTAAGCTACAGGGCCTTCATCGACAAAGCCGATGGCTACTCGTATGTTTACCCATCAGATTGGAGG GATTTCGAATTCAGGGCAACTGACTCTGCATTCAAGGATCGGTATTTGCAACTACAAAATGTGCAACTGAGTTTCCTACCATCTGACAAGCAGGATATCCATGATTTAGGCCCTATGGAGGAT GTCGTTCGGGATTTGGTGAAGAACATATATGCCGCACCAAATCAAGCGGCTTACATAAAAGAGATGCAAGaggttactactactactactactactatcacGCTTTATGAGCAAGCATTAGACTTGCAAACAGTGGCTTTGGACCTGACTCAATttttttggaaaatgaaaaatagaCTATTATTACCAAATTCTGTTTGGATCTGTTAG